The proteins below are encoded in one region of Fibrella aestuarina BUZ 2:
- a CDS encoding RagB/SusD family nutrient uptake outer membrane protein → MKKSSLVFLLAAGVSACNSLDLNPLSEPSTATFYSNQTELELAVNDLYRLDFWGNDNEQFTDNYWHRGQLGNAVTFGTMNAEDATVQAFWVACYKAIARTNTFLANKDRAAASTPAATLKQLEAEMRLIRAYEYARLIAHFGDVPLLTKPTVLEESYSVTRTPQAEVLKFVFDELDFAIANLPQSYAASAVKRLTKGAALAVKARTALYAGNWAVARDASQAIMQFTGAGAYSLHGNYSQLFLKAGETSPELIISIPRDEAQKVFTQGTNVQDQLPRLTGGFGAQIPTREMVDAYECRDGKPIDESPLYDPKAPFRNRDPRLTASIVEFGTQWLGYNYQPHPDSTTTFSSKDNRRVSNLDNRAVAAFASFTGFLWKKGIDQTWADKRSEDSDAIIIRYAEILLTYAEAKIELNEIDASVLNAINQVRARAYGVAVGQTSAYPAVTSTSVAELRQVVRRERRVEFAKEGLRYMDLIRWRLAEKALTRPVIGLPDPAVQNRSKWPFPGITPLDDDGIADYSGFGTDVKIVAQRSFDKTRQYLWPIPAIERRVNPNMTQNQGY, encoded by the coding sequence ATGAAAAAATCATCCCTTGTCTTTCTGCTGGCGGCGGGCGTATCGGCCTGCAACAGCCTGGACCTGAACCCGCTCTCCGAACCGTCGACGGCTACGTTTTATTCAAACCAGACCGAGCTCGAACTGGCCGTCAATGACCTGTACCGGCTCGATTTCTGGGGGAACGACAACGAGCAATTTACCGACAATTACTGGCACCGGGGGCAACTGGGCAACGCTGTCACGTTCGGCACCATGAATGCCGAAGACGCCACCGTGCAAGCCTTCTGGGTGGCCTGTTACAAAGCCATTGCCCGGACCAACACCTTTCTGGCCAACAAAGACCGGGCCGCTGCCAGCACACCCGCCGCTACGCTGAAGCAGTTGGAAGCCGAGATGCGGCTGATTCGGGCCTACGAATATGCGCGGCTCATCGCGCACTTCGGCGACGTACCCCTGCTGACCAAGCCCACCGTGCTGGAAGAGTCGTATAGCGTAACCCGGACCCCGCAAGCCGAGGTGTTGAAGTTCGTTTTCGACGAACTCGATTTTGCCATCGCCAACCTGCCGCAGTCGTATGCCGCCTCGGCCGTAAAACGGCTCACCAAAGGGGCCGCGCTCGCCGTGAAGGCCCGGACGGCGCTGTATGCAGGCAACTGGGCCGTTGCCCGCGATGCGTCGCAGGCGATCATGCAGTTTACGGGCGCGGGGGCCTACTCGCTTCACGGCAACTACAGCCAGCTTTTTCTGAAAGCCGGCGAGACCAGCCCCGAGCTCATCATCAGTATTCCGCGCGACGAAGCCCAGAAAGTGTTTACCCAAGGCACCAACGTGCAGGACCAACTCCCCCGCCTGACGGGCGGCTTCGGCGCGCAGATCCCGACCCGCGAAATGGTCGACGCGTATGAATGCCGCGATGGCAAACCCATCGATGAGTCGCCCCTGTATGACCCCAAAGCGCCGTTCAGAAACCGCGACCCGCGCCTGACGGCCTCCATCGTGGAGTTTGGCACGCAGTGGCTCGGCTACAACTACCAGCCCCACCCCGACAGCACCACCACCTTCAGCAGCAAAGACAACCGGCGCGTATCGAACCTGGACAACCGGGCCGTGGCGGCGTTTGCCAGCTTTACGGGTTTTCTCTGGAAAAAAGGCATCGACCAGACCTGGGCCGACAAACGCAGCGAAGACAGCGACGCCATCATCATCCGCTATGCCGAAATTCTGCTCACCTATGCCGAGGCCAAGATTGAGCTGAACGAGATCGACGCCAGCGTACTGAACGCCATCAATCAGGTACGTGCCCGCGCCTACGGTGTGGCGGTTGGGCAAACGTCGGCTTACCCCGCCGTTACATCAACGAGCGTAGCCGAGCTTCGGCAGGTGGTGCGGCGGGAGCGGCGCGTCGAGTTTGCGAAAGAGGGGCTTCGGTACATGGACCTTATCCGCTGGCGGCTGGCCGAAAAAGCCCTGACCCGCCCGGTAATCGGCCTGCCCGACCCGGCGGTGCAAAACCGCTCGAAGTGGCCGTTTCCCGGCATTACCCCCCTCGACGACGATGGCATTGCCGACTACTCGGGCTTCGGTACCGACGTCAAAATAGTGGCGCAGCGCAGTTTCGACAAAACACGGCAATACCTGTGGCCCATTCCGGCCATTGAACGCCGCGTAAACCCGAACATGACGCAAAATCAGGGCTATTAA
- a CDS encoding response regulator transcription factor yields the protein MSNPIHVAIADDQVLFRKGMIGIVDSFDGMHISLEADNGRSLLDGLATASPLPDVVLLDLSMPELNGVETTKLIHKQYSGVKIIILSVYSEDRFVTHLMDLGVNAYLFKNVEPEEVERAIRDVVEKEFYFNEAFLRAMKNRMATRKPRRVLTEAAPATLTPREIDVLGLICKQLTAPEIADQLCLSIRTVDGHRANLLEKTGSRNTAGLVLYAIKNSLIDPSELLS from the coding sequence ATGTCCAACCCCATCCACGTAGCCATTGCCGACGATCAGGTTTTGTTCCGAAAGGGCATGATCGGGATCGTCGATAGCTTCGATGGCATGCACATCAGCCTCGAAGCCGATAACGGCCGCAGCCTGCTCGACGGCCTTGCCACGGCTTCGCCCCTGCCCGACGTAGTGCTGCTCGACCTCTCGATGCCCGAGTTGAACGGCGTTGAAACTACCAAGCTGATTCACAAACAGTATTCAGGTGTCAAAATCATCATCCTGTCGGTATACAGTGAAGACCGGTTTGTGACCCACCTGATGGACCTGGGCGTGAATGCCTACCTGTTCAAGAACGTAGAACCCGAGGAAGTGGAGCGCGCCATCCGCGATGTCGTGGAGAAAGAGTTTTATTTCAACGAAGCGTTCCTGCGGGCCATGAAAAACCGGATGGCCACCCGCAAGCCCCGCCGCGTGCTGACCGAAGCGGCCCCCGCCACCCTGACCCCGCGCGAAATCGACGTGCTGGGTCTAATCTGCAAGCAACTAACGGCCCCCGAAATTGCCGATCAGCTGTGCCTGAGCATTCGCACCGTGGATGGGCACCGGGCTAACCTGCTCGAAAAGACGGGGTCGCGCAACACCGCCGGTTTGGTCCTGTACGCCATTAAAAACAGCCTGATCGACCCATCAGAACTACTGAGCTAG
- a CDS encoding dihydroorotase — MATYVIRNARVVNEGQIQERDVRIENGFIAELGTSVTAKAGDEVIDATGHYLMPGVIDDQVHFREPGLTHKATIRSESRAGVAGGVTTFMEMPNTVPNALTQALLQDKYDIAARTAFANYSFFMGASNDNLDEVLRTDPQSVCGVKAFMGSSTGNMLVDNEQTLNALFSQCPMLIATHCEDEATVRANTARYRAEYPTDAPAHIHPLVRDELACLRSSSLAVELAKQHNTRLHILHLTTADELNLFRNDIPLTEKRITAEVCVHHLWFSADDYETLGNQIKCNPAIKAPHHRAALWEALLDDRLDIIATDHAPHTWEEKQQPYWQAPSGLPLVQHPLLLMLEASLQGKISLEKVVQKMAHAPADCFQIDRRGYVREGYWADLVLVDPGQATEVTPDSILYQCGWSPLTGKTFGHRITHTFVSGELAYKNADSGSAFLVERAGQRISFDR; from the coding sequence ATGGCAACTTATGTAATTCGGAATGCCCGCGTCGTGAATGAGGGGCAGATTCAGGAACGCGACGTTCGAATCGAAAACGGTTTTATTGCTGAGCTGGGTACGTCCGTAACGGCAAAGGCGGGCGATGAGGTTATCGATGCGACGGGCCACTACCTGATGCCCGGCGTAATCGACGATCAGGTGCATTTTCGGGAGCCGGGCCTGACCCACAAGGCCACCATCCGCAGCGAATCGCGGGCGGGCGTGGCCGGGGGCGTCACCACGTTTATGGAAATGCCCAACACCGTGCCTAACGCGCTGACGCAGGCGCTGTTGCAGGACAAATACGACATTGCCGCCCGCACCGCTTTTGCCAATTACTCGTTTTTCATGGGCGCCTCCAACGACAACCTCGACGAGGTACTGCGCACCGATCCACAGTCGGTATGTGGGGTGAAAGCGTTCATGGGTTCATCAACGGGTAACATGCTGGTCGATAATGAGCAGACGTTGAACGCACTCTTCTCGCAATGCCCCATGCTGATTGCCACGCACTGCGAAGACGAAGCTACCGTTCGGGCCAACACAGCCCGCTACCGCGCCGAATATCCCACCGATGCACCGGCTCACATTCACCCGCTGGTGCGCGACGAATTGGCCTGCCTGCGGTCGTCTAGCCTGGCGGTTGAGTTGGCCAAGCAGCACAATACCCGGCTGCATATTCTGCATCTGACGACCGCCGATGAGCTGAATCTGTTCCGCAATGATATTCCGCTGACCGAAAAGCGCATTACGGCGGAGGTGTGCGTGCATCACCTCTGGTTTTCGGCTGACGATTACGAGACACTCGGCAACCAGATCAAGTGCAATCCGGCCATTAAAGCGCCGCACCACCGTGCCGCCCTCTGGGAAGCCCTGCTTGACGACCGGCTCGACATCATCGCGACCGACCACGCGCCGCATACCTGGGAGGAAAAGCAACAGCCCTACTGGCAGGCGCCGTCGGGTTTGCCGCTGGTGCAACACCCGCTGCTGCTGATGCTGGAAGCGAGCCTTCAGGGAAAAATCTCGCTCGAAAAAGTAGTACAGAAAATGGCCCACGCCCCCGCCGATTGTTTTCAGATCGATCGCCGTGGGTACGTTCGGGAAGGCTACTGGGCCGACCTGGTGCTGGTCGATCCGGGGCAGGCGACCGAGGTAACGCCTGACTCCATTTTGTATCAGTGCGGTTGGTCGCCGCTGACGGGGAAAACGTTCGGTCACCGCATTACGCACACCTTTGTATCGGGTGAGCTAGCCTACAAAAACGCAGATTCTGGAAGCGCGTTCCTGGTGGAACGCGCCGGGCAACGGATCAGCTTTGACCGTTGA
- a CDS encoding sensor histidine kinase — MVQSQPSGDIYILIFGGSLAFIMLVIGIVVFLLVYQKRIAAQELRVKQMELSYQQEVIYRTLDAVEDERKRVARDLHDEVGAALSAMRLLLAQLTQTAPPSDASRHLTSQFKYVIDSTIDNVRRISNDLLPQGLDELGLTYAIEGLCESVMALADVNVELTVAPDLTLPTRANLIVYRLVQELLNNALKHADATDIRLSLLREADTLVLRYADDGKGFDFEQAYQQRSFGLKNIETRAQMLQGLVAFDTSPGEGLRVEVTFRP, encoded by the coding sequence ATGGTTCAGTCCCAGCCTTCGGGCGACATCTACATACTGATTTTCGGTGGTTCACTGGCCTTTATCATGCTGGTGATCGGCATTGTGGTCTTTCTGCTTGTGTATCAGAAACGAATAGCCGCCCAGGAGTTACGGGTGAAACAGATGGAACTGAGCTACCAGCAAGAGGTCATTTACCGCACTCTCGACGCCGTCGAGGATGAGCGCAAACGGGTCGCCCGCGATCTTCACGACGAGGTGGGCGCGGCGCTGTCGGCCATGCGCCTGCTGTTGGCTCAGCTTACGCAGACTGCGCCGCCTTCCGATGCGTCGCGCCACCTCACCAGCCAGTTTAAATACGTCATCGACAGCACCATCGACAACGTACGGCGGATTTCGAACGACCTGCTGCCACAAGGACTCGACGAACTCGGCCTGACCTATGCGATAGAAGGCCTCTGTGAAAGCGTGATGGCGCTGGCCGATGTAAACGTGGAACTGACGGTGGCGCCCGACCTGACTCTACCCACCCGCGCTAACCTCATTGTGTACCGGCTGGTGCAGGAGTTGCTTAACAACGCCCTCAAGCACGCCGACGCCACCGACATCCGGCTGTCGCTGCTGCGCGAAGCCGATACGCTCGTGCTGCGCTACGCCGACGACGGCAAAGGCTTTGATTTTGAGCAGGCCTATCAGCAGCGCAGCTTCGGCCTGAAAAACATTGAAACCCGCGCGCAGATGCTGCAGGGTCTGGTTGCGTTCGACACCAGCCCCGGCGAAGGGCTTCGGGTTGAGGTGACGTTCCGCCCCTAG
- a CDS encoding phage holin family protein: MGLIIRILINAVAVFVASRIITGVSVDSFTTALIVSIVLGLLNAFVKPVLTFLTIPITILTLGLFLIVINVLMVYLADYLIAGFGVSGFISALLFSLVVAIVSWLIDTIIN, translated from the coding sequence ATGGGTCTCATCATTCGTATCCTAATCAACGCAGTGGCGGTTTTTGTCGCCAGCCGCATCATCACGGGCGTATCGGTCGACAGCTTCACCACCGCCCTGATCGTGTCTATCGTGTTGGGTCTGCTCAATGCCTTCGTTAAACCGGTATTGACGTTCCTGACCATCCCCATCACCATCCTGACGCTCGGGCTGTTCCTGATCGTGATCAACGTGCTGATGGTCTACTTGGCCGACTACCTCATCGCAGGCTTCGGCGTCAGCGGCTTCATTTCAGCGCTGCTGTTCAGCTTGGTGGTGGCTATCGTCAGCTGGCTGATCGACACGATTATAAATTAG
- the hemB gene encoding porphobilinogen synthase: protein MTTSFQPRRPRRNRQSAAIREMVQETRLHVSDFIFPVFVMEGAGQRTEVASMPGIFRYSPDLLLDEIGRCLDLGITTFDLFPNLPEAKKDKYATESQNTEGLYLQTIQRIKAKYPEACIMTDVAMDPYSSDGHDGLVDDGQILNDETLEILSKMAVAQAQAGADMLGPSDMMDGRVGYMRQALDNAGHKNVAIMSYTAKYASAFYGPFRDALDSAPKFGDKKTYQMNPANRREALIEAELDTAEGADILMVKPALAYLDIISLLRQNSQLPIAAYNVSGEYAMIKAAAQNGWLDGERAMMESLMAIKRAGADVILTYFAKEAAQLLANA from the coding sequence ATGACTACTTCTTTTCAACCTCGTCGGCCGCGCCGGAACCGGCAGTCGGCGGCTATTCGGGAGATGGTGCAGGAAACTCGCCTGCACGTCTCTGACTTCATTTTTCCCGTTTTCGTGATGGAGGGCGCTGGCCAGCGAACCGAAGTCGCGTCGATGCCCGGCATTTTCCGCTACTCGCCCGATCTGCTGCTCGACGAAATCGGCCGCTGCCTCGACCTGGGCATCACCACCTTCGACCTGTTTCCGAATCTGCCCGAGGCGAAGAAAGACAAGTACGCTACCGAGAGCCAGAACACGGAGGGCCTGTACCTGCAGACCATTCAGCGGATCAAAGCCAAATACCCGGAAGCCTGCATCATGACCGATGTAGCAATGGACCCCTACAGCTCTGACGGTCACGACGGGCTGGTGGATGACGGCCAGATCCTAAACGACGAAACGCTTGAGATTCTGAGCAAGATGGCCGTAGCACAAGCGCAGGCCGGTGCCGACATGCTCGGCCCTTCCGACATGATGGACGGCCGCGTGGGCTACATGCGTCAGGCGCTCGACAACGCTGGCCATAAGAACGTGGCGATCATGTCGTACACGGCCAAGTATGCCAGTGCCTTTTACGGCCCGTTCCGTGACGCGCTCGATTCGGCCCCGAAGTTTGGCGACAAGAAAACGTATCAGATGAACCCGGCTAACCGCCGCGAAGCCCTCATCGAAGCCGAACTCGACACCGCCGAGGGCGCCGATATCCTGATGGTGAAGCCTGCGCTGGCCTACCTGGACATCATCAGTCTGTTGCGGCAGAACAGCCAGTTGCCCATTGCCGCCTATAACGTGTCGGGCGAATATGCCATGATCAAAGCCGCCGCCCAAAACGGCTGGCTCGACGGCGAACGCGCCATGATGGAGTCGCTGATGGCCATCAAACGCGCCGGTGCCGACGTCATTCTTACCTATTTTGCCAAAGAAGCCGCTCAGTTGCTAGCCAACGCATAA
- a CDS encoding response regulator transcription factor, whose amino-acid sequence MPSILLVEDDPNLGQLTQEYLTLKGYPTDRATDGNAGLQQFMANTYDLCILDVMMPKKDGFTLAKELRMANRDVPIIFLTAKSMQDDAIQGLRLGADDYITKPFSMEELLLRIQAILRRYQRTENVPETGIYQIGTFQFDYPRQTLTRNGDGAGQRLTSKESELLKLLAQNLNQPLGRSFALKMVWGDDSYFNARSMDVYITKLRKYLKDDEQVQLVNVHGEGFKLVA is encoded by the coding sequence ATGCCCTCAATCCTACTCGTTGAAGACGACCCTAACCTGGGCCAGCTTACACAGGAATACCTAACGCTGAAAGGATACCCGACCGACCGCGCGACCGACGGCAACGCGGGCCTGCAACAGTTCATGGCCAACACGTATGACCTGTGCATTCTCGACGTGATGATGCCGAAAAAAGACGGGTTCACCCTGGCCAAAGAGCTGCGCATGGCCAACCGCGACGTACCCATCATTTTCCTGACGGCCAAGTCGATGCAGGACGATGCCATTCAGGGTCTGCGCCTCGGGGCTGATGACTACATCACGAAGCCGTTCAGCATGGAGGAATTGCTGTTGCGGATTCAGGCCATTTTACGGCGGTATCAGCGCACCGAGAACGTACCTGAAACGGGCATTTACCAGATCGGCACGTTCCAGTTCGACTACCCGCGCCAGACCCTCACCCGCAACGGCGATGGAGCCGGCCAACGCCTGACGAGCAAAGAATCGGAATTGCTGAAGTTGCTGGCGCAGAACCTCAACCAGCCGCTTGGCCGCAGCTTTGCTCTGAAAATGGTCTGGGGCGACGACTCGTATTTCAACGCCCGCAGCATGGACGTGTACATTACCAAGTTGCGCAAATACCTCAAAGACGACGAGCAGGTGCAGCTCGTAAACGTGCACGGCGAGGGATTTAAATTAGTGGCGTAG
- a CDS encoding T9SS type A sorting domain-containing protein — MKKTTTTALRFALCLGLLGGLSSVTMAQRELDEPGQMRVKITERNGKDTRTIERTYRNDGMTDEKRDALVNRLIDSLRAARKGKGDSNISVIIEDSYRGPASGGSRTSRRNRVVEDRFLDGEALAMAPTPPMPPAAPNVVIAPMAPGDADFDLHFRYDADDDDTTRGGRRTREFRLQRRQLDSLSRNMRRLGRDMDVTLRRQLAPMADRMNRAFQSRDWQREFARPFNVWVDGGAQPSTVRGLDVYPNNPDRNLLNVRFSAPKKGDVQIVVTNTKGKEVARRELKDFSGEFVGQVDVGRKAEDVFFVTVTQNDDGAVRRVVLKTEENSK, encoded by the coding sequence ATGAAAAAAACAACCACCACCGCTCTCCGGTTCGCCCTGTGCCTTGGCTTGCTGGGCGGCCTCTCATCGGTTACGATGGCGCAACGTGAACTCGATGAACCGGGTCAGATGCGCGTAAAAATTACCGAACGCAACGGCAAAGACACGCGCACCATCGAACGTACCTACCGCAATGACGGCATGACCGACGAAAAGCGGGATGCGCTCGTCAATCGGCTCATCGACTCGTTGCGGGCAGCCCGGAAAGGCAAGGGCGACAGCAATATTTCGGTCATTATCGAAGATTCGTACCGGGGGCCGGCCTCGGGTGGTAGCCGCACGAGCCGCCGGAACCGGGTGGTCGAAGACCGGTTTCTGGATGGTGAAGCACTGGCTATGGCGCCAACACCGCCCATGCCGCCTGCTGCGCCGAACGTAGTAATCGCGCCGATGGCACCGGGGGATGCCGATTTTGATCTGCACTTCCGGTACGACGCCGACGATGACGATACTACGCGCGGTGGACGCCGCACGCGGGAATTCCGGCTTCAGCGGCGGCAGCTGGATTCGCTGTCGCGCAACATGCGCCGGTTGGGCCGTGATATGGACGTTACCCTGCGCCGTCAGTTGGCGCCGATGGCCGACCGCATGAACCGGGCTTTCCAAAGCCGTGACTGGCAGCGGGAGTTTGCCCGCCCGTTCAACGTCTGGGTTGATGGGGGCGCGCAACCCTCGACCGTGCGCGGCCTTGACGTGTACCCGAATAACCCCGACCGCAACCTGCTCAATGTGCGCTTCAGCGCCCCCAAGAAGGGTGACGTGCAGATTGTGGTGACCAACACCAAAGGCAAAGAGGTGGCCCGGCGCGAGTTGAAAGACTTCAGCGGTGAGTTTGTGGGGCAGGTCGATGTTGGCCGCAAAGCCGAGGACGTCTTTTTCGTCACGGTCACCCAAAACGACGATGGCGCTGTTCGCCGGGTTGTCCTGAAAACCGAAGAAAATTCAAAGTGA
- a CDS encoding ETX/MTX2 family pore-forming toxin — protein sequence MATSLQDITNAWGNWMNKQYNGGGVKFTASTNYSQHSELDDYRQYEVQANQQPIVYDPNAPSPEPGTVSSVHTQFRNNSSIPQTYTYKQEETTEQSFTWSVTEDLSIGIEVSASVEVPTVAELGTKVTTTVSFSASQQFSTDHSQTWSVEQPVTAPPMTILDTTMVIGTQSYNINWNANCLLTGYVAIWFNDKVKLSGSNDSHHLYFVKIEKVFNECKQNNLINIKSSEYAINNSSVSAFSSGTFYGGQGVGVQIQVDEQPVGGPSASLAATSNTYMIPVEEDAVLGVEA from the coding sequence ATGGCAACTTCTTTGCAAGACATTACCAATGCCTGGGGCAACTGGATGAACAAACAGTACAATGGGGGCGGCGTAAAGTTCACGGCCAGTACCAATTACAGCCAGCACAGCGAACTCGACGATTACCGTCAGTATGAAGTGCAGGCCAATCAGCAACCCATCGTCTATGACCCCAACGCACCGTCACCGGAGCCCGGCACGGTGTCGTCGGTACACACACAGTTTCGGAACAATAGTTCTATTCCCCAAACCTATACCTACAAGCAGGAGGAAACCACCGAGCAGTCGTTTACGTGGTCGGTGACCGAAGACCTCTCAATCGGGATTGAGGTAAGTGCCTCAGTCGAAGTACCGACCGTTGCTGAGCTGGGAACGAAGGTGACAACTACGGTTTCGTTTTCGGCCTCGCAGCAGTTCAGCACCGACCATTCGCAGACCTGGAGCGTTGAGCAGCCTGTAACGGCCCCGCCCATGACGATCCTCGACACCACGATGGTGATTGGCACGCAGAGCTACAACATCAACTGGAATGCCAACTGCCTGCTCACCGGGTACGTGGCGATCTGGTTCAACGACAAGGTGAAGCTCAGCGGCTCCAACGACTCGCACCATCTGTATTTCGTGAAAATCGAGAAGGTCTTCAACGAGTGTAAGCAGAACAACCTCATCAACATCAAGTCGTCGGAATACGCGATCAACAACAGCTCGGTATCGGCTTTCTCAAGCGGTACGTTCTATGGCGGCCAGGGCGTTGGGGTGCAGATTCAGGTCGATGAACAGCCGGTGGGTGGCCCGAGCGCAAGCCTGGCCGCCACGTCGAATACCTACATGATTCCGGTTGAGGAAGACGCCGTATTAGGCGTAGAAGCGTAA
- a CDS encoding sensor histidine kinase encodes MSTKRIRWIVLSMAIGLLGLVGFQLYWISTALHLQKEQFDYKVTDALQEVVRSLERQEIQYQARQQLQLQHQQQQLMAIGRKNGKANTPQTTAPSNALDASPDRIAANQTQPRQRTQGATQRATQPHSGQAGTSVAGRDMPGPIVVQSDALHPRTQTLTLEQAQVVEAFFRQQEELMAMGDWQTQLAQQQRFERWINEIAANPLNQFHDGELTLVMPDSGTHRSGPTRPRKTRTYKAAPLAKTAPTNVPKPSQEQGITAVNSMTHAEQAQMIKDVLKGLLMSDRPLEERVDRFTLDTLLRQALQERGITIPYNFAVRSKGQSRFLFASMLASQASMNRQFDDYGYKAALFPNNILETGNYVYLFFPDQRSFILSRMTATLAGSALLILVIMGCFYVAITTILRQKKMADIKNDFINNMTHEFKTPISTISLAVDMAREQLRSAQMPSLVGAAGSPPPTNELPERLGRYMGIIRDENQRLGSHVEKVLQMALLDKGEVKLKLSSVNVHDVIEKVLNTMSLSIEQRQGDIELEFDATDEIVQADEVHLTNMLYNLIDNAIKYSPERVAIRIRTRNTTLPDPKTGAPRPSVAISVADQGLGLTKEQQSRIFDTFYRVPTGNRHDVKGFGLGLSYVKKMAEEHHGQVTVSSTPGQGSEFEIVIPTSTNE; translated from the coding sequence ATGTCAACGAAACGCATCCGCTGGATTGTTCTTTCGATGGCCATCGGGCTGCTGGGTTTAGTTGGGTTTCAGCTATACTGGATCAGCACGGCCCTGCATTTGCAGAAAGAACAGTTCGATTATAAAGTTACTGACGCGCTACAGGAGGTTGTCCGCAGCCTGGAGCGCCAGGAAATTCAGTATCAGGCCCGGCAGCAATTGCAGCTTCAGCACCAGCAGCAGCAGTTGATGGCTATTGGGCGGAAAAATGGCAAAGCCAACACACCCCAGACCACGGCTCCTTCCAATGCGCTCGATGCCAGCCCGGACCGGATCGCTGCCAACCAAACCCAGCCCCGGCAACGTACCCAAGGAGCTACCCAGCGAGCCACCCAACCCCATTCGGGTCAGGCAGGTACGTCGGTAGCGGGGCGCGATATGCCCGGCCCGATCGTGGTGCAATCCGACGCTCTGCATCCACGCACGCAAACGCTGACCCTGGAACAAGCCCAGGTGGTCGAAGCCTTCTTCCGGCAGCAGGAAGAGCTTATGGCTATGGGTGACTGGCAAACACAACTGGCTCAGCAACAGCGCTTCGAACGCTGGATCAACGAAATTGCGGCCAACCCGCTAAATCAGTTTCACGATGGCGAGCTCACGCTGGTCATGCCCGATTCGGGTACGCACCGCAGCGGACCCACCCGCCCGCGCAAAACACGTACCTACAAGGCCGCACCGCTCGCCAAAACCGCGCCGACCAACGTACCCAAACCAAGCCAGGAACAGGGCATTACGGCCGTTAATTCCATGACCCACGCCGAGCAGGCGCAGATGATCAAAGATGTGCTGAAGGGTCTGCTCATGTCGGATCGGCCACTGGAAGAGCGCGTCGACCGGTTTACGCTCGATACGTTGCTACGTCAGGCCTTGCAGGAGCGCGGCATCACCATTCCGTACAACTTCGCCGTTCGGAGCAAAGGGCAATCGCGGTTTCTGTTTGCGTCGATGCTGGCCAGCCAGGCGTCGATGAACCGACAGTTTGATGATTACGGCTACAAGGCGGCGCTATTTCCGAACAACATTCTCGAAACGGGCAATTATGTCTACCTCTTTTTTCCCGACCAACGCTCGTTTATCCTGAGCCGCATGACCGCCACGCTGGCGGGGTCGGCGTTGCTCATTCTGGTCATCATGGGTTGTTTCTATGTCGCCATCACGACCATTCTTCGGCAGAAGAAAATGGCCGATATCAAGAACGACTTCATCAACAACATGACCCACGAGTTCAAAACGCCCATTTCGACCATCTCGCTGGCGGTGGATATGGCCCGCGAACAGCTCCGGTCGGCGCAGATGCCCTCGTTGGTGGGTGCTGCTGGCAGCCCTCCCCCCACCAACGAGCTCCCCGAACGACTGGGCCGCTACATGGGCATTATCCGCGACGAAAATCAGCGGCTGGGTTCACACGTAGAGAAGGTGTTACAAATGGCTTTACTCGACAAGGGCGAGGTCAAACTCAAGCTCAGTTCGGTCAATGTGCACGACGTGATCGAGAAAGTGCTCAACACAATGAGCCTGTCGATCGAGCAGCGACAGGGCGACATTGAGCTGGAATTCGACGCCACTGACGAGATTGTGCAGGCCGATGAGGTACACCTCACCAATATGCTCTACAACCTCATCGACAACGCCATCAAATACTCGCCCGAGCGGGTGGCGATCCGTATACGTACCCGCAACACGACCCTGCCCGACCCCAAAACCGGTGCCCCGCGCCCATCGGTGGCCATCTCGGTAGCCGACCAGGGGCTAGGCCTGACCAAGGAGCAGCAAAGCCGCATCTTCGACACCTTTTACCGCGTCCCGACGGGCAACCGCCACGACGTAAAGGGCTTCGGGCTGGGTCTGAGCTACGTGAAAAAGATGGCTGAAGAGCACCACGGTCAAGTCACCGTGAGCAGTACCCCCGGCCAGGGAAGTGAATTTGAAATCGTTATACCAACGTCTACTAATGAGTGA